From the Moorena sp. SIOASIH genome, the window ATCAGCTTACTTAAATCTGGGTCGGTTATGGCAACAGAAGGGTAATTATCCGGTAGCAGTGCAGTATTTTGAAAGGCTGCTTAGGCTGGATCCAGAACAGATATTGACCTACAGTGAATGCGCCAGCGCCTTGATGGCTCAGGGGAAACTAGCCCTAGCCTTTGACTATTTACGAAAAGCGATCGCATTGCAACCAGCTTTTGTGGAGGCTTATTGCCAACGTGCTAAAGGTTTACCAGGCCAGGATATACTTGAGCGATCGCAAATTTATTGTTCTGGATTTCTTGAGGCACTACGGAACAAAGAGGATACTTTCCAAGTTTGCCTTTATCTGTGGCAGACTTATCTATATTTAGGGGATACCTTGTTGGAGTATGGTGCAGCAAAGCAGGCGGAAAAGTATTACCAGAAAGCGTTACAGATTCAGCCAGACCAGGTTGAGTTGTATATACGGTTAGGGGATTGTTTAGCCGAGCAGCAGCGACTGGATGCAGCAGTAATGACTTATCACATGGGTTTAGCCTTGCAACCAGCTCATCCTCAGATTTATCTACGGTTAGGGCAAGTCTTGAGCAAACAAAAGCGGTTCCAGCAAGCCCTTGAATACTACGAAGCCCTCTGGCATCAGCATTTAGAAGAGGGCAAGGTGAGCGGTCACCTTGGCAGTCTCGGAGTCTTGCCGAGATATAACTTGCCGAGAGATAACCTGCTCAGAGATAACTATAGTGCTAAGCCGAGAGATAATATTCCTAACCCTCTCACCTCCCAACCCCCTCACCCGATTAAGGGCATTTATGAAGCGACCAGGGATTGGTATATAAGCACAGAGTGCCATGGCTGCTACTACATAGAGGTACCTTGCTCAACCATCGAGAAGGATTGGCAATATACTAGATCGAGGGACATTGAAGTTTCTGTGAACCATGGTTTACAGGGCAATAGTTTCCCAAACGATCTCAACACCATGTCCATGGTAGCGCCGCCAGCTTCTGCCCTGGCTCCTATATCTGTTGAACCCAGCGAGTTCCAGTCTCAATTCCAGTCTCAGTCCCAGCCTCAATGTGGCGGTGTTACTTGTAATCGATGTATGAGACGACTGTGTAACCAGTTTGAGTCAATTCATCTGGGCAAGAGGGTCTATGAGTGTAACCCACCGCAAACACTGTCTGTGGATTACCCTACTGTCTTTGTGGCGACTATCCCACAAGGACGGGCTTGGATTGCCCCCCAAAGCAGTTACTGGAAGATTTGTCATGGCATCGCCATCATTACCCCAGATGATTATTTGCTATCTGACCTCTCTCGAAATTACCCATGGTATTTGCCTGGATGTGAGAATTACGACCCCAGAAACCATATAATCTTTAGTCTGGAGCAGATGCCGCCTTTAGAGTACATTGATGGCACAGTAGCGGTTCTATCGGGACTTTCGGGACATGTCTACTACCACTGGATGTTTGATGTCCTGCCTAGAATTGAAATCCTGCGCCGCAGTGGGATAGATTTCGCTAAGATTGATTGGTTTTTGATCAATACGCCACAGCAACCCTTTCAACAAGAGACCCTGAATTGCTTAGGCATTCCTGCTAACAAAATTATCTCAAGCGATCGCTACCCCCATATTCAAGCCCAGGAGTTAGTCTTACCCTCCTTTCCCGGACATTTTGATTGGGTACCTAAGGGTACTATCAACTTCCTCAGACAGAGGTTTTTACCGCAAACTCTGGAATTAAGATACCCAGAGCGTATATACATCACTAGAGCTCAAGCCAGACATCGACAAGTTCTCAACGAAACTGAGGTCAAGGAGCTGCTATCCCAATTTGGTTTTATTACCATTGCCCTAGAAAGCCTGTCTGTGAGGGAACAAGTTGCTCTATTTGCTTCTGTCAAAGCGATTGTTGCTCCCCATGGCGCTGGTTTGACCAATACTGTATTTTGTCGCCCTGGAACTCAAATCATAGAACTAGTGTCACCGAATTATGTTAGAACAGATTACTGGATGATTAGCCAACAACTGGGACTGAAACATTATTATGTAAAAGGAGAAAATTTTGACTGTAAACCTATTCGCCAACTAATGTATACTAGCTCACTAACAGAAGATATTTTAGTTAACTTAGATTCCCTTTATTCAGTAATGAAAATTACTGGGTCAAATCAGCTATGCTCAATGGTGTCTAACCAATAAGGAGGCAAATAATTAGAATAAAAAAAACTAATACTGTGGCAAAAAAAAATTGTAATAAATTATAGTTTATAGGTAATATCAACTAGGATAAAGAAGGAGTTATAGTAAATGTCTTCTATTGTTGCTGACCCAGATCTTGAAGTTATCCCGACTAACGAAGATGGCTTCGTGATTTTAGGACCAGAGGATCAACCAACTAATGTTGATGGGAGCAATGGTCTAGATGTTATTCAGACTGGTGATCAAACCGATGAAGTTAGTGGTGGTCGAGGGGATGATGTCATCATAGGCCAAGAAGGGGATGACCAAATCACTGGCGATGAAGGGAATGATGTCGTGCTGGGTGGAGCAGGAAATGATAACCTGATCATAGGAGCAGGAGAGGATGTGGCGATCGGAGGTCCTGGAGAGGATACATTTACCTTCGAGTTCTTTGACGACCAACCGGATATTATTACTGAGTTTAACTCTGGAGAAGATAGAATCGTGATTCCAGGGGTTGATGACCAGACTAACGTGACTTACGACTCGATCACTGGTGAGCTACAAGTCGATGGGCAAACCATTGCTCAATTGAGTTCAGGTTTGGATCTTGAAATTAATCAAACTGACGATGGTTTTGAAATATTCTAGTAGGTAAGCAATCAGCAATCAGCAATCAGCAATCAGCTATTAGCAATCAGCAATCAGCAGTCAGTAATCAGCAGTCAGTAATCAGTAATCATCAATCAGTAATCAGCTATCAGCTATCAGCTATCAGCTTATGCTTTACATCACAGCGTCGAAGCCTGTGCCACGATACGGCTAGAAGCCTGTGCCACGATCCTTGAGGTGCCAAAGGCAAACAGCTGACCACTGACCACTGACCACTGACCACTGACCACTGACCACTGACCGCTGACCGCTGAATGCTTGATTTGAGATGTGAACATGCTTTATTAAGGAAAGGCAAGAGGCAAGAGGCAAGAGGCAAGAGGCAAGAGTTAATCAAGTAGCGCTGCATCCCTATTCCCTATTCCCTATTCCCTATTCCCTATTCCGCTGTTCCCTCTCATGATGTACACTTACTTAACTGAAGCAATTACCGCTTGTGAGCAAGCTTTGGAAACTCCATCACCAAATCGACCTGATTTTGCTTCGACTTGCCGAGTTTTAGGCAATATCTTGCAAGGGATGGGTCGGTTTGATGATGCAATTTTCTGGCACTCTAGAGTGTTCGATAGCAAACCGAATTTAGTGCAAGTATATGCTAAGATAGCAAGTTTATACAGTAGTCAACAACAGTGGCAGGCAGCGATCGCATCCTACTACCATGCTCTTAGCCTCCAGCCAGATTTTGCTGAGGCTTACTGGAGTTTGGCAGAAATCTATTCTCAGCTGGGGAAAAAAGACGAGGAAATTGAGTGTTGGTATCAGACTCTGAGCCTGAAACCCCAATCAGCAAAAGCTCAGGGGCATTATAAACTAGGGAAAGCTTTCCTGGCTCAGGGTAAACCGGATCGAGGCATTGCTTGCTTCCAAAATGCGATTGAGCGTGACTCCAGCTTATGGGCAGCTTACTACGAGTTAGGAGACTGTTTGATAGCCCAGGGAAAGTGGGATAATGCGATCGCATGTTATCGTCAGTTAATCGACCTTGACCCAAATCAAGCTAAGGCTCACTATAAAATTGCTGGGATTTGGCTCAAACAAGGAATGGTGGACACAGCGATTGCAGCGTTTCGCCGCTCGATTGAGGTTGATCCAAATTTCCCTGGAGCTTATCGGGAATTGATCCAACTGTTGATTCAACAGCAGAAGTGGGATGAAGCGATTGTCTCATGCCGTGCGGTAATTGCTACAGTCGGTGACTATCCCTGGAGTTATGTTAAACTAGGGGATGCTTTGGTAAAAAAAAGTGAGTTGACCGAAGCCTACACCTGTTATCAAAAAGCTGCTAAATTGCGGGGTTGGCATCAGTGTGCTCAGAAGGATTATCGATTCACCCAGGATAGGTTTACCTTTAAAATTCCGGTCTGGGAAAAACACTTGCAGTCCCTAGCTGGTGTCGCAGATGCTCAATGTCTGGAAATTGGGAGTTTTCAAGGCAACTCCGCTTGCTGGTTACTTGATAAAATCCTGACTAACTCTTCAGCTCGATTAACTTGTGTTTCGCCACACTTTCAGGAAGAGTTTGCTGGCAATATCGCTAAAACTGGAGCAGCGGAAAAGGTGACTAGGTTAGAGGGAAAACCTGAGCAGTTGCTTAATTCCCTTGATAGCAATTGCTACGATTTAGCTAACATTCGCGACAGGCGTCACAAAGCTACCATTGCTGAGCAAAATGCTTTACTTTGTTGGAAGCTGCTCAAGGTTGGGGGGCTGATGATCGTTAATAACTATGGATGGAGCAATCCGGCTAAACCACAAGAAGCGCCTAAAATTGGGATTAATAGGTTTCTAGATTCAGTTAAGGGTCAGTTTGAGATTCTGCATCAGGCTCGCATAGTTATTCTTAAAAAAATAGCGTCTTAACGGTAACGATGTCAAGGGATATCAAGCACTCTTCGGGTCATGATCACGATTCTGTTGACCAAACCCAGGGCCAGCTCAAAGTGGTCAAAATTCAAGTAAAGTTGGCTAAAGACCATGCTAATCGGGGCAGTCTGTATGCTCAACAGCAACAGTGGCCCGAAGCGATCGCATGTTACGAAAAAGCGATCGCAATTGACCCCAAATTTGCTGGAGCTTACCGTAACTTGGCTCGGGTTTTCGCTAAAACAGGTCAACAGGCGGAAGCTACGGAGTGTTGGTATCAGGCTCTAACCCTAGAGCCAAATTGGGCTAAACCAGAGGAGCATGTTAAGTTGGGCAACAGGCTGTGGTCTCTAGGAAAACCAGACCAAGCCATCACCTGTTATCGACAAGCCCTTGAGTTAAAGCCCAATTTACTGCAAGTTTACTATCGTCTGGGGGAGATACTCAAATCTCAGGGAAAGATGGAAGATGCGATCGCACTTTATCAACAGGCGGTCGAGAATAATCCCCGAAATCACCAAGCCATGAACTACTATCGACAAATAGTCGATAGTAATCCCAACTCTAGCGCTAAAGATTATCATCAGTTGGGTCAACTGCTCAGAGGGCAAAGTCGATTCAAAGAAGCCATTGAGTCTTATCAAAAAGCGATTGAGCTTGACCCGTGTTTTAAGCGAGCTTATATAGACCTACAGTACACCTGGATTGAATCAGAGCAGTTAGAGCAACTTATCACCTTTTATCGACAGTGCATCAAACGGCAACCAGATTTTCCTCTGGCTTGGGGGAATTTAGGGGATGTGCTAACCCAGCAAGGCCAACTTCAGGAAGCGATTAGCTGTTACCAAACTAGCTCTTACAAGACAGCAGTTGCATCTAATCCCAAACTTGCCGAGGTTCACTGGAAACCTAAAAAAGAGCATGGTCCAGACTTCGTTATTATTGGAGCGGCCAGATGTGGTACATCTTCCTTACATATGTATCTGAGTCGTTATCCACAAATTATGTCCCCTCATAAAAAAGAGTTAAATTTTTTCAGTAAATATTTTAATCAAGGGATTGATTGGTATCTCGCTCATTTTCCATCCATTACCGACTATCCTAATTTCTTAGCTGGGGAAGCAAGCCCTAATTATTTTGACTGCACTGAATCTGCCCAACGGATGTTTCAGTTTTTTCCCAAGGTTAAGCTCATTGTTTTATTGAGAAATCCCGTTGACCGCGCCATCTCTTGTTACTATCACAATTTTTATCATGGCCGAGAAAAGCGCAGTCTAGAAGATGCCCTAGCTCTAGAAAAGCAACGACTGGAAACCTTGACAGAATCAGAGCTATTAGAGATTGGGTATCGACACCCAAATAATTTGTTAGGAAGTCTTTACGTCTATAAGTTAAAACGATGGATGGAGATTTTTCCAAGAGAACAATTTTTAATAGTGAAGAGTGAAGACTTCTATAGCAATCCCAAGACTGTTATGAGTACCATCATTGAATTCTTGGGATTATCTGATCAGAAGTTTTTTCAATACCCCAAATGCAATGGTAGGTCTTACACTCCCATTAGTAAGGAATTGAGACAAAGCTTAAGTGAATTTTTTCGACCTCATAATCAGAAGTTGGAAGATTATTTAGGAATAAAGTTTAATTGGGATTAGAATAAAAAAAGCGGTGTTGCTGATTATGCGTATGGTTTTGCCCCCCTAGGGCGTGTTTTCA encodes:
- a CDS encoding tetratricopeptide repeat protein; the protein is MSRDIKHSSGHDHDSVDQTQGQLKVVKIQVKLAKDHANRGSLYAQQQQWPEAIACYEKAIAIDPKFAGAYRNLARVFAKTGQQAEATECWYQALTLEPNWAKPEEHVKLGNRLWSLGKPDQAITCYRQALELKPNLLQVYYRLGEILKSQGKMEDAIALYQQAVENNPRNHQAMNYYRQIVDSNPNSSAKDYHQLGQLLRGQSRFKEAIESYQKAIELDPCFKRAYIDLQYTWIESEQLEQLITFYRQCIKRQPDFPLAWGNLGDVLTQQGQLQEAISCYQTSSYKTAVASNPKLAEVHWKPKKEHGPDFVIIGAARCGTSSLHMYLSRYPQIMSPHKKELNFFSKYFNQGIDWYLAHFPSITDYPNFLAGEASPNYFDCTESAQRMFQFFPKVKLIVLLRNPVDRAISCYYHNFYHGREKRSLEDALALEKQRLETLTESELLEIGYRHPNNLLGSLYVYKLKRWMEIFPREQFLIVKSEDFYSNPKTVMSTIIEFLGLSDQKFFQYPKCNGRSYTPISKELRQSLSEFFRPHNQKLEDYLGIKFNWD
- a CDS encoding tetratricopeptide repeat protein, with the translated sequence MMYTYLTEAITACEQALETPSPNRPDFASTCRVLGNILQGMGRFDDAIFWHSRVFDSKPNLVQVYAKIASLYSSQQQWQAAIASYYHALSLQPDFAEAYWSLAEIYSQLGKKDEEIECWYQTLSLKPQSAKAQGHYKLGKAFLAQGKPDRGIACFQNAIERDSSLWAAYYELGDCLIAQGKWDNAIACYRQLIDLDPNQAKAHYKIAGIWLKQGMVDTAIAAFRRSIEVDPNFPGAYRELIQLLIQQQKWDEAIVSCRAVIATVGDYPWSYVKLGDALVKKSELTEAYTCYQKAAKLRGWHQCAQKDYRFTQDRFTFKIPVWEKHLQSLAGVADAQCLEIGSFQGNSACWLLDKILTNSSARLTCVSPHFQEEFAGNIAKTGAAEKVTRLEGKPEQLLNSLDSNCYDLANIRDRRHKATIAEQNALLCWKLLKVGGLMIVNNYGWSNPAKPQEAPKIGINRFLDSVKGQFEILHQARIVILKKIAS
- a CDS encoding tetratricopeptide repeat protein, translating into MIKVESTYQQVKAYLAKNQWGQAVACCRQALKRQPNSGEFNFLLGFALAAQGKPRQAIYAYSKAVQLQPEQAQTHSCLGELYSQLKDFSTAEWHYQQAVYLQPGQAEYHYNLGITRHKLWEWDAAKESYQQAIALNPKDAKAHYHLGVLYGQRGQLEEASNSYRQAITNQPDYLSAYNNLGCVLFELKQFEAAKAVYQQGIDQQGIDHNPKWGTLYNNLGKVLQAQGKAAEALVAYSSAIELNPELKSAYLNLGRLWQQKGNYPVAVQYFERLLRLDPEQILTYSECASALMAQGKLALAFDYLRKAIALQPAFVEAYCQRAKGLPGQDILERSQIYCSGFLEALRNKEDTFQVCLYLWQTYLYLGDTLLEYGAAKQAEKYYQKALQIQPDQVELYIRLGDCLAEQQRLDAAVMTYHMGLALQPAHPQIYLRLGQVLSKQKRFQQALEYYEALWHQHLEEGKVSGHLGSLGVLPRYNLPRDNLLRDNYSAKPRDNIPNPLTSQPPHPIKGIYEATRDWYISTECHGCYYIEVPCSTIEKDWQYTRSRDIEVSVNHGLQGNSFPNDLNTMSMVAPPASALAPISVEPSEFQSQFQSQSQPQCGGVTCNRCMRRLCNQFESIHLGKRVYECNPPQTLSVDYPTVFVATIPQGRAWIAPQSSYWKICHGIAIITPDDYLLSDLSRNYPWYLPGCENYDPRNHIIFSLEQMPPLEYIDGTVAVLSGLSGHVYYHWMFDVLPRIEILRRSGIDFAKIDWFLINTPQQPFQQETLNCLGIPANKIISSDRYPHIQAQELVLPSFPGHFDWVPKGTINFLRQRFLPQTLELRYPERIYITRAQARHRQVLNETEVKELLSQFGFITIALESLSVREQVALFASVKAIVAPHGAGLTNTVFCRPGTQIIELVSPNYVRTDYWMISQQLGLKHYYVKGENFDCKPIRQLMYTSSLTEDILVNLDSLYSVMKITGSNQLCSMVSNQ